One window of Sphingomonas sp. KC8 genomic DNA carries:
- the tmk gene encoding dTMP kinase, with protein MVARGHFISLEGGEGVGKSTQVRALAAALRARGHDVVETREPGGSAGAEAIRALLLDGDASRWTPGAEALLFAAARADHVAKTIRPAIDAGKWVLSDRFLDSSLAYQGGADGIGEAVIRQLHQVGSDGLMPDRTLLLALPEAEAAARAAARDRDGADRFGARDAAYHHRVAAAFAALAVADPARCRVVDASGAADDVTARLLAALDGL; from the coding sequence ATGGTGGCGCGGGGGCATTTCATCAGCCTCGAAGGCGGGGAAGGAGTCGGCAAGTCGACGCAGGTGCGCGCGCTTGCCGCCGCTCTGCGCGCGCGCGGTCATGACGTCGTCGAAACCCGTGAACCGGGCGGCAGCGCCGGGGCCGAAGCGATCCGCGCATTGCTGCTGGATGGTGACGCCAGCCGGTGGACGCCGGGTGCGGAAGCCCTGCTGTTCGCGGCGGCGCGGGCGGATCATGTCGCCAAGACGATCCGGCCTGCGATCGATGCCGGGAAATGGGTGTTGAGCGATCGCTTCCTCGATAGCTCGCTGGCCTATCAGGGCGGTGCGGACGGCATTGGTGAAGCGGTGATCCGTCAGCTTCATCAGGTCGGCAGTGATGGCCTGATGCCCGATCGCACCTTGTTGCTGGCGCTGCCCGAGGCGGAGGCCGCCGCGCGTGCCGCCGCGCGCGATCGCGACGGGGCCGATCGATTCGGTGCGCGGGACGCGGCTTATCATCACCGTGTCGCCGCCGCATTCGCCGCGCTTGCCGTGGCCGATCCGGCGCGTTGCCGGGTTGTCGATGCGTCCGGTGCCGCGGATGACGTCACCGCGCGGTTGCTGGCCGCACTGGACGGCCTGTGA
- a CDS encoding MBL fold metallo-hydrolase yields MRARILGCGTSSGVPRIGHDWGACDPGEPRNRRRRASVLIESATTRILVDTSPDLREQLLDADVVDVDAVIWTHDHADHCHGIDDLRQLFHARGAPVAGYARSWTLAALQARFAYAFEGKEGYPPIVTGHDLPGDMMIGDIRVATVDQPHGSITSVGLRFESGGKSIGYATDFHAMIDAMAALYTGLDLWIVDALRRRPHPTHPHLGQTLGWVAQFAPARAVLTHMDQSMDYAGLIAELPAGVAPGYDGMVAVA; encoded by the coding sequence GTGAGAGCGCGGATTCTTGGTTGCGGAACATCGTCCGGAGTGCCGCGGATCGGCCATGATTGGGGGGCATGCGATCCGGGCGAACCGCGCAACCGCCGTCGTCGCGCGTCGGTGCTGATCGAAAGCGCCACCACCCGCATCCTCGTCGATACCAGCCCCGATCTGCGCGAACAGTTGCTCGACGCCGATGTGGTGGATGTCGATGCGGTGATCTGGACCCATGACCATGCCGATCATTGCCACGGCATCGATGATCTGCGGCAGTTGTTCCATGCGCGTGGCGCGCCGGTGGCGGGTTATGCCCGGTCGTGGACATTGGCCGCCCTGCAGGCGCGCTTTGCCTATGCGTTCGAGGGCAAGGAGGGCTATCCTCCGATCGTGACCGGCCATGATCTTCCTGGTGATATGATGATCGGCGACATTCGCGTCGCTACGGTCGATCAGCCGCACGGGTCGATCACCTCGGTCGGGCTGCGGTTCGAATCCGGTGGAAAATCCATTGGCTATGCTACTGATTTCCATGCGATGATCGATGCCATGGCGGCACTGTATACCGGCCTTGATCTGTGGATCGTCGATGCGCTGCGCCGGCGCCCCCACCCGACACATCCGCATCTTGGCCAGACGCTGGGGTGGGTTGCCCAATTCGCTCCGGCCCGTGCGGTGCTGACGCATATGGATCAGTCGATGGACTATGCCGGATTGATCGCCGAACTGCCGGCCGGGGTGGCGCCGGGCTATGATGGGATGGTGGCGGTGGCATGA
- a CDS encoding DUF6975 family protein translates to MPIPAINDMGRNRVADTLLSAAIDTGSASHPYLSASELRDGPDAIRNLADAVHHLCLLHGRMPGLVDLAVERTPIEATAWMISAAANFTEERALLTRLVVAAPPVPSTPGQAECEATMLAQQHAIEMLAKSERIGCAIGAAAALLLDWQAVRTVLDLAAERLGLDPTPCRLPDAGAIESFLIRNGTGLERAITFGAQQMFVQQRGLWDLLECRAQARR, encoded by the coding sequence ATGCCCATTCCCGCGATCAACGACATGGGACGAAACCGCGTCGCGGATACGCTGCTGAGCGCCGCAATCGATACGGGCAGCGCCAGCCATCCCTATCTTTCGGCATCCGAACTTCGCGACGGGCCAGATGCGATTCGCAATCTTGCCGATGCGGTGCATCACCTTTGCCTGCTCCATGGCCGGATGCCCGGCCTGGTCGACCTCGCCGTCGAACGCACACCGATCGAAGCCACCGCCTGGATGATTTCCGCCGCCGCAAATTTCACCGAGGAACGCGCACTCCTCACCCGGCTGGTCGTCGCCGCCCCGCCCGTGCCCAGCACGCCCGGCCAGGCCGAATGCGAAGCCACGATGCTGGCCCAGCAGCACGCGATCGAAATGCTGGCGAAATCGGAACGTATCGGCTGTGCGATCGGCGCCGCGGCTGCCCTGCTGCTCGACTGGCAGGCCGTCCGCACGGTACTCGACCTCGCCGCCGAACGCCTTGGCCTCGATCCCACGCCCTGCCGGCTGCCGGACGCCGGGGCGATCGAATCCTTCCTGATCCGCAACGGCACCGGCCTCGAACGCGCGATCACCTTCGGCGCGCAGCAGATGTTCGTGCAACAGCGTGGCCTGTGGGATTTGCTGGAATGCCGCGCACAGGCGCGCCGCTGA
- a CDS encoding retropepsin-like aspartic protease family protein, with amino-acid sequence MNGDQALQIIATGMCLVLVVSALVSRRVPLGQTLKMALGWAAIFAVALFAYSFRDDVTTRLNAVLYPESGMTEGQTLRIAMADDGHFWIRADVNGVETRFMIDSGATTTALSAVSAAAAGIPADGFEMSVATANGTVIARRGRIGELRVGPIRRTDLAVITAAEFGDMNVLGMNFLSSLRSWGVEGRTLVLKP; translated from the coding sequence ATGAATGGCGATCAGGCCCTGCAGATCATCGCGACGGGCATGTGCCTGGTGCTTGTCGTCAGCGCGCTGGTTTCACGGCGCGTGCCGCTGGGCCAGACGCTGAAGATGGCTCTCGGCTGGGCTGCGATCTTTGCAGTGGCCTTGTTCGCTTATTCCTTCCGCGATGATGTGACGACCCGGCTGAATGCGGTGCTTTATCCCGAATCGGGGATGACGGAGGGGCAAACCCTGCGCATCGCGATGGCGGACGACGGCCATTTCTGGATCCGTGCTGACGTGAACGGGGTGGAAACGCGCTTCATGATCGATAGCGGCGCAACGACGACGGCGCTGTCGGCGGTGTCTGCCGCTGCTGCCGGCATCCCCGCCGATGGCTTTGAAATGTCGGTTGCGACGGCCAATGGCACGGTGATTGCGCGGCGGGGCCGGATTGGCGAACTGCGCGTGGGGCCGATCCGCCGCACCGATCTGGCCGTGATCACCGCTGCCGAATTTGGCGACATGAACGTGCTCGGCATGAATTTTCTGAGTTCGCTGCGCAGTTGGGGGGTCGAAGGGCGGACGCTTGTCCTCAAGCCCTGA
- a CDS encoding D-alanyl-D-alanine carboxypeptidase family protein produces MHPRILLAASAAMILAVAAPAAAPPFETAAPVAYMKDLSSGAVLYAKDADRRMPPASMAKMMTVYVAFDLIKKGELKLDQMITVRPETWRQWHGPSAGSTMFLSPGEQVSVQNLLHGIVTLSGNDACVVLAEGIAGTEPAFVALMNQRAKELGLSNSNFGTSNGWPDGGVTYVTAHDLGELATRTIQDFPDLYKAFYSQKEFTWGKTMGAGAAITQQNRDPLLGRVSGADGLKTGHTEEAGYGFTGSAEQNGRRLVMVVAGLTSSNQRIEQSVAFMDWGFRAWKAVPLVAKGKKVQTAEVQLGDVRSVGLVAPRDLAVTVPAGISGNMKVTVVYNGPIKAPIKAGQHIADLVVQTGDTPPQRMPLVAETAVDAAGFFDRIAAGFRWLFGMA; encoded by the coding sequence ATGCACCCTCGTATCCTGCTTGCCGCATCCGCCGCGATGATCCTTGCCGTTGCCGCGCCCGCTGCCGCGCCGCCCTTCGAAACGGCGGCGCCGGTGGCGTATATGAAGGACCTGTCTTCGGGCGCGGTGCTGTACGCCAAGGATGCCGATCGCCGGATGCCGCCGGCGTCGATGGCCAAGATGATGACCGTTTATGTTGCCTTCGATCTGATCAAGAAGGGCGAACTGAAACTCGATCAGATGATCACGGTGCGGCCCGAAACCTGGCGGCAATGGCATGGCCCGTCGGCGGGGTCGACGATGTTCCTGTCGCCCGGCGAACAGGTGAGCGTGCAGAATCTGCTCCACGGCATCGTCACGCTTTCGGGCAATGACGCCTGCGTGGTGCTGGCCGAAGGGATTGCGGGGACGGAACCGGCCTTCGTCGCGCTGATGAACCAGCGCGCCAAGGAACTGGGCCTGTCCAATTCGAATTTCGGCACGTCGAACGGCTGGCCGGATGGCGGCGTCACCTATGTCACCGCGCACGATCTGGGTGAACTGGCGACGCGGACGATCCAGGATTTCCCTGATCTCTACAAGGCGTTCTACAGCCAGAAGGAATTCACGTGGGGCAAGACGATGGGTGCGGGCGCGGCCATCACACAGCAGAATCGCGATCCCTTGCTCGGCCGGGTGTCTGGCGCCGATGGTCTCAAGACCGGCCACACCGAAGAAGCGGGTTATGGCTTTACCGGGTCTGCCGAACAAAATGGCCGCCGTCTTGTGATGGTCGTCGCCGGGCTCACCAGTTCGAACCAGCGGATCGAACAGTCGGTGGCGTTCATGGATTGGGGTTTCCGGGCGTGGAAGGCCGTGCCGCTCGTCGCCAAGGGCAAGAAAGTGCAGACGGCCGAAGTGCAGTTGGGCGATGTCCGCAGCGTCGGCCTCGTTGCGCCGCGTGATCTGGCCGTCACCGTGCCGGCCGGGATCAGCGGCAATATGAAGGTCACGGTGGTCTATAACGGCCCGATCAAGGCGCCGATCAAGGCAGGGCAGCACATCGCCGATCTCGTCGTGCAGACGGGCGATACGCCGCCGCAGCGCATGCCACTGGTGGCTGAAACGGCGGTCGATGCGGCCGGATTCTTCGATCGTATCGCGGCCGGCTTCCGCTGGCTGTTCGGTATGGCCTGA
- a CDS encoding TatD family hydrolase has translation MFVDSHCHLNYAGLVEDQAGTLRRAREAGVSTMLNISTREREWGEIIATAEREADVWASVGIHPHEADAHPAVDTARLVGAAGHPRVIAIGETGLDYYYDHSDRDRQRASFRAHIVASRETGLPLIVHTRDAEEDTAAILRDEMGQGAYPGVIHCFTASAEFARTALDLGLYISISGIATFKNAKDLQAVVATIPEDRLLIETDAPFLAPVPHRGKTCEPAFVADTARFLAHLRGTSVEALAERTTANFFDLFAKARR, from the coding sequence ATGTTCGTCGATAGCCATTGTCACCTGAATTATGCCGGTCTGGTAGAGGATCAGGCCGGCACCCTTCGCCGCGCCCGCGAAGCCGGCGTCTCCACCATGCTCAACATTTCGACGCGCGAGCGCGAATGGGGCGAAATCATCGCCACGGCCGAGCGTGAGGCCGATGTCTGGGCGTCGGTGGGCATCCACCCGCATGAGGCTGATGCGCATCCGGCGGTCGATACCGCGCGGCTGGTGGGCGCGGCGGGGCACCCGCGTGTCATCGCGATTGGCGAAACCGGCCTCGATTATTATTATGATCATTCGGATCGCGATCGCCAGCGCGCCAGCTTTCGCGCGCATATCGTGGCATCCCGTGAAACCGGCTTGCCGCTGATCGTCCACACCCGTGACGCCGAGGAGGATACGGCGGCGATCCTGCGCGATGAAATGGGGCAGGGCGCCTATCCCGGCGTCATCCATTGCTTCACGGCCAGCGCCGAATTTGCCCGGACCGCGCTTGATCTGGGTTTGTATATTTCGATTTCCGGTATCGCAACGTTCAAGAATGCCAAAGACTTACAGGCCGTCGTTGCCACTATTCCCGAAGATCGTTTGCTGATCGAAACCGACGCGCCATTTCTGGCGCCGGTGCCCCATCGCGGCAAGACGTGCGAGCCGGCCTTCGTCGCCGATACCGCGCGGTTTCTCGCCCATCTGCGCGGCACCAGTGTCGAGGCGCTGGCCGAACGCACCACCGCCAATTTCTTCGATCTGTTCGCCAAGGCGCGGCGTTGA
- the metG gene encoding methionine--tRNA ligase has product MAEPFYITTAISYPNGRPHIGHAYEVIATDSIARFQRLSGRDVFFMTGTDEHGLKMDQAARARGISPRELADEMSSYFKEMTSVFNISNDRFIRTSEPAHYAASQALWRAMVARGDIYAGRYEGWYSVRDEAYYDEKELVAGEDGQKLSPQGTPVEWTVEESWFFRLSAYADRLIAHYEANPDFIRPESRRNEILSFVKGGLSDLSISRTSFDWGVPVPDAPGHVMYVWVDALTNYLTGVGYPDNTESYQKYWPADLHIIGKDIVRFHTVYWPAFLMSADLPLPKQVFGHGFLLNRGEKMSKSLGNVVDPVEMARTYGVDQMRYFLLREVSFGQDGSYSHEAIVTRSNADLANGLGNLAQRCLSIIAKNCGGIVPGTAAPAAVLDAPALMARLNEAMTGLAIHRALEIIWEGVAEANRYFADNAPWALRKTDPEAADAILHATAEAIRVLAILVRWAIPESADKLLDQLAQPADARDFAALATPIAAGTALPAPQGVFPRWVEADPARSETKAGEGTIG; this is encoded by the coding sequence ATGGCCGAACCCTTCTATATCACCACCGCGATCTCCTACCCCAATGGCCGCCCGCACATCGGGCATGCTTATGAGGTGATCGCCACCGATTCCATCGCACGCTTCCAGCGCCTTTCGGGGCGCGACGTGTTCTTCATGACGGGCACCGACGAACATGGCCTGAAGATGGATCAGGCAGCCCGCGCCCGGGGCATTTCCCCGCGCGAGCTTGCCGATGAAATGTCATCCTATTTCAAGGAAATGACATCCGTCTTTAACATTTCAAACGATCGCTTCATTCGCACGTCGGAACCGGCGCATTATGCCGCCAGCCAGGCATTGTGGCGGGCGATGGTCGCCAGGGGCGATATCTATGCCGGCCGTTACGAAGGTTGGTATTCGGTCCGCGACGAAGCCTATTATGATGAAAAGGAACTGGTTGCCGGCGAAGACGGGCAAAAGCTGTCGCCGCAGGGCACGCCCGTCGAATGGACGGTCGAGGAAAGCTGGTTCTTCCGCCTGTCGGCTTATGCCGATCGCCTGATCGCGCATTATGAAGCGAATCCCGATTTCATCCGACCGGAAAGCCGTCGCAACGAAATTCTGAGTTTCGTGAAGGGCGGGCTGTCCGACCTGTCGATTTCGCGCACCAGTTTCGATTGGGGCGTGCCGGTGCCGGATGCACCGGGCCATGTGATGTATGTCTGGGTCGATGCCCTGACCAATTATCTGACAGGCGTTGGATATCCAGATAATACAGAATCTTATCAGAAATACTGGCCAGCCGATCTGCACATTATCGGCAAGGATATCGTCCGTTTCCATACGGTTTATTGGCCGGCTTTCCTGATGTCCGCCGATCTGCCCTTGCCCAAACAGGTGTTTGGCCACGGCTTCCTGCTCAACCGCGGCGAAAAGATGTCGAAGTCGCTCGGCAACGTTGTCGATCCGGTTGAAATGGCGCGCACTTATGGCGTCGATCAGATGCGCTATTTCCTGCTGCGCGAAGTGAGCTTCGGCCAGGACGGATCGTACAGCCATGAAGCGATCGTGACGCGCTCGAACGCGGATCTCGCCAATGGCCTGGGTAATCTTGCCCAGCGCTGCCTGTCGATCATCGCCAAGAATTGCGGCGGGATCGTGCCGGGTACAGCCGCGCCGGCCGCCGTTCTCGACGCGCCGGCATTGATGGCACGGCTGAACGAGGCGATGACGGGTCTGGCGATCCACCGCGCGCTTGAAATCATCTGGGAAGGTGTGGCCGAAGCGAACCGCTATTTCGCCGACAATGCGCCGTGGGCGCTGCGTAAGACCGATCCGGAGGCCGCCGACGCGATCCTCCATGCCACGGCTGAAGCCATCCGCGTGCTTGCGATCCTCGTCCGCTGGGCGATCCCCGAAAGCGCGGACAAGCTGCTCGATCAGTTGGCGCAGCCCGCCGATGCGCGGGATTTCGCGGCGCTCGCGACGCCGATCGCGGCTGGCACTGCGCTGCCCGCACCGCAGGGTGTGTTCCCGCGTTGGGTGGAAGCGGACCCTGCCCGATCGGAAACGAAAGCCGGAGAGGGCACGATTGGCTGA
- a CDS encoding nuclear transport factor 2 family protein, whose product MTDNYSLLRETADHIALSRLIDSYARAIDRCDLALLRSLYADDAIHDHGAMFCGGPDAFAAFIGNTMHALVSHHFMGNRLLDITGDQATGETYAINSHVIAPGTADARDYIAGGRYLDRFRRTDAGWRITHRTRVIDWSHERPHQPGSTAAGLAIGGKWPDDASYAFLGGTIRA is encoded by the coding sequence ATGACCGACAATTATAGCCTGCTGCGCGAAACCGCGGACCACATCGCTCTGTCACGCCTGATCGACAGCTATGCCCGTGCGATCGACCGATGCGATCTGGCATTGCTGCGCAGCCTGTATGCCGACGACGCGATCCACGACCATGGCGCCATGTTTTGTGGCGGCCCGGACGCGTTCGCGGCCTTTATCGGCAACACGATGCATGCGCTTGTCAGCCATCATTTCATGGGCAATCGGCTGCTGGACATCACCGGCGACCAGGCAACCGGCGAAACCTATGCGATCAACAGCCACGTCATCGCGCCCGGCACGGCGGACGCCCGCGATTATATTGCCGGGGGCCGCTATCTGGATCGGTTTCGCCGTACCGACGCGGGCTGGCGCATCACGCACCGCACCCGCGTGATCGACTGGAGCCACGAACGGCCCCACCAGCCCGGTTCAACCGCCGCCGGCCTCGCCATTGGGGGCAAATGGCCCGACGATGCGTCCTACGCGTTCCTCGGCGGCACGATCAGGGCTTGA
- a CDS encoding DNA polymerase III subunit delta' — translation MTPLGHRDAIATFREAMGLGRLHHAWLLVGPQGVGKAMFAAAAAARYLAEAAGPPPGGQGLDVADDHPTARLIAAGSHPDIRQLARLPRDKSNDLARNISIDQVRALQPFFAVTPSLSPRRVVIIDAIDDLERPAANALLKNLEEPPADTLFLLVSHAPGRLLPTIRSRCRMLRFAPLDDADMGVALRRLLPESPMSEIAALVESGGGAPGRALRFAGLDIAGLDAAFAALARDGDPSNSRRVALAKSLALKAAQPRYEVFLERLPSFIAAQARTRNGAALAGAIELWEKARVLAEGAVRLSLDPQTTAFELAGLVAALAPGADRAKA, via the coding sequence CTGACCCCGCTCGGCCACCGTGATGCGATCGCCACCTTTCGCGAGGCGATGGGGCTTGGTCGGTTGCACCACGCCTGGCTCCTTGTCGGTCCGCAGGGTGTGGGCAAGGCGATGTTCGCAGCTGCCGCCGCGGCACGCTATCTGGCCGAAGCCGCCGGGCCACCACCGGGCGGGCAGGGGCTGGATGTGGCCGATGATCATCCGACGGCCCGGTTGATCGCGGCCGGCAGCCACCCCGATATCCGCCAGCTCGCCCGCCTGCCGCGCGACAAGAGCAATGATCTCGCGCGCAACATCTCGATCGATCAGGTGCGCGCGCTCCAGCCATTCTTCGCGGTGACACCCAGCCTGTCGCCGCGCCGCGTCGTCATCATCGATGCGATCGACGATCTCGAACGCCCGGCGGCCAACGCCCTCCTCAAAAATCTGGAGGAGCCGCCCGCCGACACCCTGTTCCTGCTGGTCAGCCATGCGCCCGGCCGGCTGCTGCCGACGATCCGGTCGCGCTGCCGCATGCTGCGATTCGCGCCGCTGGATGATGCGGACATGGGGGTAGCGTTGCGGCGCCTGCTTCCCGAATCGCCAATGTCCGAAATTGCGGCGCTGGTGGAAAGCGGCGGTGGCGCGCCGGGCCGGGCGCTGCGATTTGCCGGGCTGGATATTGCGGGCCTTGATGCCGCTTTTGCAGCCCTTGCGCGCGACGGGGATCCGTCGAACAGCCGACGGGTCGCACTGGCGAAATCACTGGCGCTGAAGGCCGCCCAGCCGCGCTACGAGGTGTTTCTGGAACGTCTGCCCAGCTTCATCGCGGCGCAGGCGCGCACCCGGAATGGCGCTGCGCTGGCGGGGGCGATCGAACTTTGGGAAAAGGCGCGGGTGCTGGCCGAAGGCGCGGTGCGCCTGTCGCTTGATCCGCAGACGACGGCTTTTGAACTCGCTGGTCTCGTCGCGGCGCTTGCCCCGGGGGCTGACCGCGCTAAAGCCTGA